A single genomic interval of Aquipuribacter sp. SD81 harbors:
- a CDS encoding Gfo/Idh/MocA family protein produces MGPDHAPELGVAMVGHSFMGAAHSQAWSVAPRFFDLPRRPRMRVVAGRRAEAVEQAARTLGWEETETDWRKLLVRDDVQLIDICTPGDTHADIAVAALEAGKHVLCEKPLANTVEEAERMAAAADKAAANGVRAMVGFTYRRVPAVALARQLVAEGRIGTVRHVRAQYLQDWIADEQAPMSWRLEKDKAGSGALGDIGAHVVDMAQFVTGSKVSGVSGLLETFVEERPLPGSSGSLRGEAGEGMGRVTVDDAALFTARLEGGAVAVFEATRFAWGRKNAIRLEVNGSKGSLAFDFEDMNVLHYYDATEDPLVAGFRRIYVTEPQHPYVGAWWPAGHGLGYEHGFVHQVVDLVGALAEDRQPEPSFADGLQVQRVLDAVERSSAASSAWQAV; encoded by the coding sequence ATGGGTCCTGACCACGCACCCGAGCTCGGTGTCGCCATGGTCGGCCACTCGTTCATGGGCGCCGCGCACTCGCAGGCCTGGTCCGTGGCGCCGCGCTTCTTCGACCTGCCGCGCCGCCCGCGCATGCGCGTGGTCGCCGGCCGGCGCGCCGAGGCCGTCGAGCAGGCGGCCCGCACACTGGGCTGGGAGGAGACCGAGACCGACTGGCGCAAGCTCCTCGTGCGCGACGACGTCCAGCTCATCGACATCTGCACCCCCGGTGACACGCACGCCGACATCGCCGTGGCGGCCCTCGAGGCCGGCAAGCACGTGCTGTGCGAGAAGCCGCTCGCGAACACGGTCGAGGAGGCCGAGCGCATGGCGGCCGCGGCCGACAAGGCCGCTGCCAACGGCGTCCGCGCCATGGTCGGCTTCACCTACCGCCGCGTGCCCGCCGTCGCGCTCGCCCGGCAGCTCGTGGCCGAGGGCCGGATCGGCACGGTCCGCCACGTCCGCGCCCAGTACCTGCAGGACTGGATCGCCGACGAGCAGGCCCCGATGTCGTGGCGCCTCGAGAAGGACAAGGCCGGCTCCGGCGCGCTGGGCGACATCGGCGCCCACGTCGTCGACATGGCGCAGTTCGTCACCGGCTCGAAGGTGAGCGGCGTGAGCGGGCTGCTCGAGACGTTCGTCGAGGAGCGTCCGCTCCCCGGGTCGTCCGGCAGCCTGCGCGGCGAGGCCGGCGAGGGCATGGGCCGGGTGACGGTCGACGACGCCGCGCTCTTCACCGCCCGGCTCGAGGGCGGCGCGGTCGCGGTCTTCGAGGCCACGCGCTTCGCGTGGGGTCGCAAGAACGCCATCCGCCTGGAGGTCAACGGCTCGAAGGGGTCGCTGGCCTTCGACTTCGAGGACATGAACGTCCTGCACTACTACGACGCCACGGAGGACCCGCTCGTCGCGGGCTTCCGGCGCATCTACGTGACCGAGCCCCAGCACCCGTACGTGGGCGCCTGGTGGCCGGCGGGCCACGGCCTGGGGTACGAGCACGGCTTCGTGCACCAGGTCGTCGACCTCGTGGGTGCCCTCGCCGAGGACCGTCAGCCGGAGCCGTCGTTCGCCGACGGCCTGCAGGTGCAGCGCGTCCTCGACGCGGTCGAGCGCAGCTCGGCCGCGTCCTCCGCCTGGCAGGCGGTCTAG
- a CDS encoding substrate-binding domain-containing protein — MTRTIRFRRSALAVSSIAVLALGLGACTSNEAPAEEEAAPAESGGAAPAEGEAAGGGANDETGETVTIGFSAPAADHGWMAAITRAAEERAAEYEDVELVVAEGTNDVNVQISQIETFINDGVDAIVLLPFDGAALTEVATQAMEAGITVVNVDREFSSPFAARTTVLGDNYGMGVSAGTYICEQVGDNPDAVVAEIAGIDSLPLTQDRSQGFADALSDCGLDVDNRVAADFTVQGGQEAAASLLQAAPQIDAIWNHDDDQGVGVLAAIDQAGRDEFIMVGGAGSANVMREIQEGDSVLQATVIYPSTQAADGISLARLVEQNKDLGDLVSNTVPREVQLYAPVVTADNVDQYIDSAFES; from the coding sequence ATGACCCGCACCATCCGTTTCCGCCGCTCCGCGCTCGCGGTCAGCTCGATCGCGGTCCTCGCGCTCGGGCTCGGCGCCTGCACCTCCAACGAGGCCCCGGCCGAGGAGGAGGCCGCCCCCGCCGAGTCCGGTGGCGCGGCCCCCGCGGAGGGCGAGGCCGCCGGCGGTGGCGCCAACGACGAGACCGGCGAGACCGTCACCATCGGCTTCTCGGCGCCCGCCGCCGACCACGGCTGGATGGCCGCCATCACGCGGGCCGCCGAGGAGCGCGCTGCCGAGTACGAGGACGTCGAGCTCGTCGTCGCCGAGGGCACCAACGACGTCAACGTCCAGATCAGCCAGATCGAGACGTTCATCAACGACGGCGTGGACGCCATCGTCCTGCTGCCGTTCGACGGCGCGGCCCTCACCGAGGTCGCGACGCAGGCCATGGAGGCCGGCATCACCGTCGTCAACGTCGACCGCGAGTTCTCCAGCCCGTTCGCCGCCCGCACGACCGTGCTCGGCGACAACTACGGCATGGGCGTCAGCGCCGGCACGTACATCTGCGAGCAGGTCGGCGACAACCCCGACGCCGTCGTCGCCGAGATCGCCGGCATCGACTCGCTGCCCCTCACCCAGGACCGCAGCCAGGGCTTCGCGGACGCGCTCAGCGACTGCGGCCTCGACGTCGACAACCGCGTCGCCGCGGACTTCACCGTCCAGGGCGGCCAGGAGGCCGCGGCCAGCCTGCTGCAGGCGGCGCCGCAGATCGACGCCATCTGGAACCACGACGACGACCAGGGTGTCGGCGTGCTCGCCGCCATCGACCAGGCCGGCCGCGACGAGTTCATCATGGTCGGCGGCGCGGGCTCCGCGAACGTCATGCGCGAGATCCAGGAGGGCGACTCCGTCCTCCAGGCCACGGTCATCTACCCCTCGACCCAGGCCGCGGACGGCATCTCGCTCGCTCGCCTCGTCGAGCAGAACAAGGACCTGGGCGACCTCGTCTCGAACACCGTCCCGCGCGAGGTGCAGCTGTACGCGCCCGTCGTGACGGCGGACAACGTCGACCAGTACATCGACAGCGCGTTCGAGTCCTGA